The Chlorobaculum sp. MV4-Y genome contains the following window.
CGCAATGACCCACCAGGTCCACATGAGAATCGGGCCCCCATTATTCTGAAGAAGCGGTGCGAAAACAACCAAGGCGAAAAAACCGTAAGCGACGGATGGAATGGCGGCGAGCATCTCAATCACCGGCTTGACATACTGGCGTACCGAAAATGGCAGGATGTCGGAGAGACAGATCGAGGCGATAACGCCCATCGGAACGGCGATCAAAGCCGAACCGAACGTCACCATGAGGCTCCCGTAAATAATGGCCAGAGCGCCGAAGTGCGGCGGATCGTCAGCCGGATACCACTCGGGACTGGTGAAAAATTCGGTGAAGCCTCGCAGCCGGAAGAATGGAACTGCGTCTCGGGCGACAAACCAGAAAATAAAGAAAACAACTATCGCGACAAAAGACGCAATCAGCAACAGGATCGCCTCACCGGCTTTCTGCTTGATTTTCTGAATTTTGTGCTTTTGCGCACTAACGATAAACTCGGACGACCTGCTCTGGTTCGATGCTACATCACCATTCATACCATTGCTGTTTTGCAGGCTAACGACCTGTTTGATTCGTTTAAGCTTGACATTTGAGGCATGTCCTGTAATTGAACTAACGTAAGGAAACTCACGTCTCTCTTGACGCCACAAATCTATACCTTGAACCGATAGAAAAAAAGGGTGGATTGTTACAATTCTGGAACATTCAAAAGAGCCGGGGGCCTGTAGCGGAAAAACCTGCAACCGAACGGACGTTACCGGTTGCAGGGATATCTTTGAGCTATAAGGACACGGTTAAAAGAGCAAAAGTCAGTACTTCGGCACAAAACCAAGTTCCTTGATTATCCTCTGGCCATCAGGAGTTTTAGGCAGATCGACAAATTTGGCAACCATTCCAGACGGGCGGCCATTGGTGTACATGTAAAGCTCACGGGCAAGCCTGTAGCTCTTGTTCTTGACCGTTGCTGAGGAAGGAAGAACTCCATTGACGGCGATCTTTTTGACCGAAGCGTCGAGATAGCCAAGACCGACAAAACCGATAGCACCGCGCGTCTGTGAAACCCTGTTCTTCACCGCGCCGTTGCTGGCCTGGGTTTCAGCGTTGCGAACCACCGAACGGTCTTTCAGAACCAGTTCCTTGAAGGTCTCCTGCGTACCGCTGTTGGATTCACGCTGAATCACCACAATCGGAAAATTCGGCCCACCGACCTGCCGCCAGTTATTGATGCGGCCCGAGAAAATATCGGCGATCTGAGCTTCCGTGAGGTTACGAACAGGGTTGGAGGGATGGACGATCATGGCAAGGCCGTCGAGCGCCACGACATTGGCAACGGGATTGATCTTTCGAGCCTTGGCGGCAGCGATCTCCTGCGGCTTCATCGAGCGCGACATATCGGCAATGTCGCAGCTCCCGTTGATGAGGCTTTTGGCACCGTTACCCGAACCAGATTCGCTCACCGTTACCGGAACCTTGTATTTTTTCATAAAATACGCGGCAAACGATTTGGCAATCGGACCTACGGTCGTTGATCCGTCGATCACGATTCCTTTGGTTGCCGCCCCGGCATTGCCGGCCACGATCATGGCCAGAATCGCCATCAATGTCAAAACTGCGCAAAACTTTCTCATTCGTTACTCCTTGTTTGTTTGAAATGACTTCATGTGCCGGAAATTAATGAATGAAGCTCCGCTTTACAAACGGCGGGCGATACGGCGGAAAAAGCGAACAAAACGGCGCGGACAATGAGCCGCCAACTCATTTTCATCGAAATCGATGTTCAGAGCGCCAGGTGGAGGTGAGCGGTAATGGCAGCGCGTTTTCGATTACGATTTCGAGCTGAACACAGAAAGGCTGTTCCGTCATCGCAAACGGAACAGCCTTTCTGCAATGCGTTGATCAATAAGGCAGTTGACAGCCTTGCAGATCAGTACTTGTTCACGAAGCCGATCTCGCTGATCATCTTCTTGCCTGCGGGGGTCTTCGGCAGGTCGATAAACTGCTTCACCATACCTTTGGGCTGACCATTGGTGTACATGAAGAGCGGGCGAGAGATCGAGTATTTGCCGCTCTTAACCGTCATGACGCTGGGCTTCACGCCATCGACGGCAACATCCTTAACCGAAGAGTCAACATAACCGAGACCGACAAAACCGATGGCGGTAGGAGTCGAAGCGACGCGGCTCTTGACAGCGCCGTTGCTGGCCTGGGTTTCAGCACCCTGAGCGATCGGCTCATTCTCCATAACCAGTTCCTTGAAGGTGTCCTGGGTGCCGCTGTTCGATTCACGCTGGATCACCACAATCGGAGCGTTTGGGCCGCCAACCTGGCTCCAGTTGGTCACTTTGCCGGTGTAGATTTCACGAATCTTTTCTTTGGTCAGCGAAGCGACGCGGTTGCTGGGGTGCACGATGATGGCGATACCATCGAGAGCGACGACGTTCTGAACCGGGTTGACGCCATTGGCTTTCGCGGCGGCAATCTCGTTATCCTTCATTGCCCTCGACATATCGGCGATGTCGCAGGTCTTGTTGATAAGGCTCTTCGCGCCGTTACCCGAACCGGACTCGCTGACGGTAACGTCAACACCGGTTTTCTTGTGGAAGTAAGCGGCAAAGGCCTTGGCGATCGGGCCGACGGTGGTCGAACCATCGAGCACAAGCGTCTTGCCGGCAGCCGATGCATCACCGGCAGCCATAAGGCCCATAACGGCAGCACCGAACACGATTTTCCTGAGCAGGTTCATAATTATTATTCTTGGTTTGATTGAATGGTTTTGAAACAACACTTGTTCAAGACCCTCTTGAACACGGACTCAATCTACGGCATACTTTATTGAGGAATCATTGAGGAAATGCAAAGAAATCGAAAACAAACCTATAGTGACAATCAGACCCCCCCCCCCCCCCCCCCGCCGCAGCTTCCGGTGAGATGACCGGAACGGTTGCCAGACAAAAAAAAGCTCAACGATGCAGAGGCTGAGCGGTCATAAAAAAAGCCGCCCCGATTTGTCGGGGCGGCTTTGCAGCAATCCGGATGAGCACCACACACTCACCCAACGGAGAAAGAACATCACACACAAAAAGAACAGCAAAGCAGTATCAGAATTTCACTACCACGTCAGCCTGGATCATGTTCTTTGAATCGCTCGTAGAACCGGTGAGGATGCTATCGACCGGGTTGACATGGAAGTAGGTTGCTCCGAGCGTCATATTCTGCACGAGCTGATAGGTAGCGCCGACTTTGAGTCCTTTGACATCGGTGGAATATTTGCTGCTCATCGGACGGTCGCCATCGGTCAGCGGAGTGACTGCGTACTTTTCGATGTAGAAGTAACCGCCATCAAGCGTCCAGCCGCCAGGATTTTTGTCACTACCAAGCTTCAGGCCAGCGAGCACAGCCTTGTTGTCGCTGTTGAGGGCTGTGTTGTTTGCGTACTGTGCGTAAAGAGTGGCAGGAAGCGAACCACCAAGCTTGCCGCCGAGGGTGCCAAAGAGTTCGAGGATTCTGAAATCCTTGCCATCATTTACAGGAGCCCCATTACCCCACCAAACCACCTTCTTCATATTGACGTAATCGAAGTAGCTGGCGCCAAGATTGAAATCAGCACCTGAAACCTTACCCATATAAGCGCCCTGAACGGCAAAAATGCAGGGATCGGAAGCGTCGGAATAATTCTCGAGAGTATAGTAACCGGCGATGAGGCTCGGGCCGCTCTTCTGATTACCCGAAACGTCCTTGCCATACTGCAGCGTCGCGCCTTCAATCGTAACGTCGCTATCCCAGACCAGGTCCTTCACCACGTTAAAGGTCTTGGCAATGTCGCGCTTGCCGAGCAGCACGTTCACCTTGCCATCGAGAGCCTTCGGATGGTAGTTGATATACGCTTCATCGAGCCAGATAGCCTTGTCAGCGAAATCGTTACCGATGCTCTGGTTGGTGGAGGTAGGGTTCTTGCCGTCACCAGTCGCCAGACGCAGGCCGGCAGAGAGTTCATCGTTGATGGTCGGGCTGACGCCAAAGCGTGCGCGGATACGGTAGCGATCGTTGCTCGGCGCATCAGGAGAAGACTTGAGGTCCGTCTTGCTCGACTCGTAACGGAAGCGAATATCGCCGTTCCAGTTCCAATCGACGGCTTGGGCGTTGCCATAACCCATGGCAGTTGCAAGCGCTACTAAAAAGAGAGTTTTTTTCATGATGAATGCTTTTTTGTGTTGTGCTGTGCTGTTTTGTGCTTTGGAGAGACTGATTGAACACGGAGGACCGCACGGCCATCCTTTTCGGACACTAATATACGCCACCAAATATTAAGGAATTGTTAAGACACTGAAAAAGAGATTGTAAACAAAAAGAGGATACAGACAGAAAAATCACCGCAACAGCATCTATTGATATTACAATAAGATGCCAGGCGAGAACTGCATCAACTTCACTCACACCTGCGCAGAGAGTCCGCCGCGCCTTTTGGCGTACCGGTTCTCGACTTTGCCGCGCAATCCTTCGACCAGCTCCTGATACAAGCGGCTGCGGCTGTCCTTGACGCGGTTGTAGAGCTTGATGATGTCGAGTGTCAGAATGATGCGGGTCGAGCTGCAATTAAGTTCGCCGAACAAATGGCTGCCGATCACCTCGAAGCCGAGCACCCGCGTGTGGAAGTTCAGCGGCGAATGCTCCTCGCCCTCGAAGACGTCGGTAATGAAGTGGCTGTAACCCCGCTCGACCACCTCGCCGGTGGCGGTCCGCATAAGGCGAAGGGCGACGCGGTGCTGCCGCCGGAACTGCGGACGAATCATAAACCTGCCGATTTCAACGTACTGCCCGGCAGCCCGGAGCGTTTCGAGGTTGATGCCCGGCGCGAACCGCACCTGGCATGCCTCCGGCAACTCCAGCGGCGGATCGTAGAAGAGGCGCATCACGCCCGCAGGCTGGTCCCCCACCCTGGCCAGAAACCATGAATATTCCGGATTTCCGTCCAGAAATTCCGGAATCTGCTCGCCAGCATCCTTCATCCACTGCTTCTCCCGGACAAACACCTCCTCGATCACCCCGAGCGCTTCGAGCCGGTCGCGGGGCGAGAGCACTTTCGATACGGTTATGACGGACATAGCGCCTCCATTGATGGTTTGAGAGTCGGATTGGGTTCTGATTCACACTCACGGTGCGGATAGCTCTTGCCACAAAGCGACGATATGGCGCTCATCACTTCGTCAGCAATTTCACCGGCAAGACGGCGTTTGAAGGTGCGACTGGCTCCGGCGTCCGGCGCGTCAACCGGTGCGCCGTGCCACCGCTCGAACTGCATCGGCGCGCCGAAACGCAGTATGATCTTTCCTATCAATGGCACGCGCCCACGCCTGCTGGCGGCGACGAACTCGATTCCCACCGGAATGACCGGCGCACCCGATTCGAGCGCGATATAGCCAATACCCGGTTTCGCTCTGAGAAGACGGAACGGATCACCGTTACGCGTCCCTTCGGGAAAGATGCCGATGCTCGCGCCCGTGGCCAGCCGCCGCAAGCACTCGTCGCGGCTCGACGACGAGGCCGCTTTCACGCGGCGGCGTTCAAGAAAAGGCAAAGTCGAGCGCTTGTGCCACACGTAAACGGGATCGATCTGCTTCATCAGCCAGCCGACGACGGGCAACTGACCGAACATCCAGTCAATCACGAAACTGACGCGCTGCCCGCCAAGCAGCCAGATCAAGAGCGTCGGCACGAAGAGCGACTCGAAGGCGTTGTTGTGGTTGAATGCATAGATGCAGGGCGACGAACCGATTTTCCGAAGTTCTTCAGCCCCCTCGACCTCGGCAAGAAACAGGTTCGGCACCATGAGCAACCTGAGTAGCACAGCATCCCGTGTACTCAAGTGCGGCAAAGGCCTGCGCAGAAGTTCGAGGAATCGGTTCATAGAAAATTCTTATAGGGCCTATATGTCGTATGGAATTTGAATGAGACAGACTCATCTGCCGACGTTCAAAATTAACCGTGGATTGTTGGGCGTTTGTGGAGGGGTGGCAACGATTTGGCAACTTCTGCGAGCCGCATAATGAGGCGCTTCGAAGGGCAGCGCTTCCGTTTTT
Protein-coding sequences here:
- a CDS encoding PstS family phosphate ABC transporter substrate-binding protein yields the protein MNLLRKIVFGAAVMGLMAAGDASAAGKTLVLDGSTTVGPIAKAFAAYFHKKTGVDVTVSESGSGNGAKSLINKTCDIADMSRAMKDNEIAAAKANGVNPVQNVVALDGIAIIVHPSNRVASLTKEKIREIYTGKVTNWSQVGGPNAPIVVIQRESNSGTQDTFKELVMENEPIAQGAETQASNGAVKSRVASTPTAIGFVGLGYVDSSVKDVAVDGVKPSVMTVKSGKYSISRPLFMYTNGQPKGMVKQFIDLPKTPAGKKMISEIGFVNKY
- a CDS encoding GNAT family N-acetyltransferase is translated as MSVITVSKVLSPRDRLEALGVIEEVFVREKQWMKDAGEQIPEFLDGNPEYSWFLARVGDQPAGVMRLFYDPPLELPEACQVRFAPGINLETLRAAGQYVEIGRFMIRPQFRRQHRVALRLMRTATGEVVERGYSHFITDVFEGEEHSPLNFHTRVLGFEVIGSHLFGELNCSSTRIILTLDIIKLYNRVKDSRSRLYQELVEGLRGKVENRYAKRRGGLSAQV
- a CDS encoding lysophospholipid acyltransferase family protein, with the protein product MLLRLLMVPNLFLAEVEGAEELRKIGSSPCIYAFNHNNAFESLFVPTLLIWLLGGQRVSFVIDWMFGQLPVVGWLMKQIDPVYVWHKRSTLPFLERRRVKAASSSSRDECLRRLATGASIGIFPEGTRNGDPFRLLRAKPGIGYIALESGAPVIPVGIEFVAASRRGRVPLIGKIILRFGAPMQFERWHGAPVDAPDAGASRTFKRRLAGEIADEVMSAISSLCGKSYPHRECESEPNPTLKPSMEALCPS
- a CDS encoding putative porin yields the protein MKKTLFLVALATAMGYGNAQAVDWNWNGDIRFRYESSKTDLKSSPDAPSNDRYRIRARFGVSPTINDELSAGLRLATGDGKNPTSTNQSIGNDFADKAIWLDEAYINYHPKALDGKVNVLLGKRDIAKTFNVVKDLVWDSDVTIEGATLQYGKDVSGNQKSGPSLIAGYYTLENYSDASDPCIFAVQGAYMGKVSGADFNLGASYFDYVNMKKVVWWGNGAPVNDGKDFRILELFGTLGGKLGGSLPATLYAQYANNTALNSDNKAVLAGLKLGSDKNPGGWTLDGGYFYIEKYAVTPLTDGDRPMSSKYSTDVKGLKVGATYQLVQNMTLGATYFHVNPVDSILTGSTSDSKNMIQADVVVKF
- a CDS encoding phosphate ABC transporter substrate-binding protein is translated as MRKFCAVLTLMAILAMIVAGNAGAATKGIVIDGSTTVGPIAKSFAAYFMKKYKVPVTVSESGSGNGAKSLINGSCDIADMSRSMKPQEIAAAKARKINPVANVVALDGLAMIVHPSNPVRNLTEAQIADIFSGRINNWRQVGGPNFPIVVIQRESNSGTQETFKELVLKDRSVVRNAETQASNGAVKNRVSQTRGAIGFVGLGYLDASVKKIAVNGVLPSSATVKNKSYRLARELYMYTNGRPSGMVAKFVDLPKTPDGQRIIKELGFVPKY